A stretch of the Actinoalloteichus fjordicus genome encodes the following:
- a CDS encoding trypsin-like serine protease, translated as MTFVGLCPEVLEEQVKQARLVASALIAGVLAAGSVLTATPPGAAQQTGAVDSSAAEQVSKYPTGLRAAIQRDLGTEPITYAANSLASAAASATSEELRDQLGDNFGGAWFDAASGKLNVAVTSQSAADAVRQSGAEAHIRGINEARLTQVAGEIRQWVNELPAERRDLVYGLSTSARGSSVTLVLSSSAEGRNLASELPVDRGAELDVDFVAQRPDPQQGGELRGGQGIIAQDSDGAEVANCSLGFNALDAQGRALALTSGHCLSGAETVVAEADGSEIGTVDRVVWDSVSDGGEGDDYASVRMTNSALTLRPEVVDWQGGSLPVEGVVEPIEGMQVCKSGRTTEWECGEIQQVGVEVRVNDFDGGVKAQRMFWYDACTERGDSGGAVLAGTLAVGLHAAGALTATDQRCLSTVGEEDIAFAEPLSTDVLGDFGEELRLLTTTADTDGDGVPDHEELAADPTVVRDDNGDGVPAYLDRDEPVLSVPVVTSPEDGSRHTDRSLPITGTAKPGAAVTVTHQGEARQVEADGEGRWQLPALSELPLGHYEVTVAQSWTAPNLSEWDSAEMTTGFFVAPGEPTISAPQDGTQSTEARPMILGSAEPAAVVAVMIDEVEIGSSVADDAGDWSVTVIDPLLIGTHVLSAVQVVDDVRSNPRTVHYTVLPGDGLPTATPSEPGPPAGPPPTGGGEDLADTGASAVVLLSLIGAAGLITGAVLVLRHRRRLAGPADTGDLD; from the coding sequence ATGACATTCGTCGGGCTGTGCCCGGAGGTGCTGGAGGAGCAGGTGAAACAGGCGAGACTGGTCGCCTCCGCGTTGATCGCGGGGGTACTGGCTGCCGGATCGGTCTTGACGGCGACTCCACCAGGGGCCGCCCAGCAGACCGGCGCGGTGGACTCGTCTGCTGCCGAGCAGGTGTCGAAGTACCCGACGGGCCTTCGCGCCGCGATCCAACGCGACCTCGGCACCGAGCCGATCACCTACGCGGCGAACTCCCTGGCCTCGGCTGCGGCATCGGCCACCAGCGAGGAGCTGCGCGACCAGCTGGGCGACAACTTCGGCGGGGCCTGGTTCGACGCCGCCTCCGGAAAGCTGAATGTCGCGGTCACCAGCCAGAGCGCCGCCGACGCAGTTCGACAGAGCGGCGCAGAGGCCCACATCCGAGGGATCAACGAGGCCCGTCTCACCCAGGTCGCGGGCGAGATCCGGCAGTGGGTCAACGAGCTCCCCGCAGAGCGGCGCGATCTCGTCTACGGACTGTCCACCAGCGCCCGAGGCAGCTCCGTCACGCTGGTGCTCTCCTCGTCCGCCGAGGGGCGCAACCTGGCGTCCGAACTACCCGTCGATCGCGGGGCCGAACTGGACGTCGACTTCGTCGCCCAGCGCCCGGACCCCCAGCAGGGCGGCGAGCTGCGCGGCGGCCAGGGGATCATCGCCCAGGACTCCGACGGCGCCGAGGTGGCGAACTGCTCGCTCGGCTTCAACGCCCTCGACGCCCAGGGGCGGGCGCTCGCGCTGACCAGCGGCCACTGTCTGTCCGGAGCCGAGACCGTCGTCGCCGAGGCCGACGGCAGCGAGATCGGCACCGTCGACCGAGTGGTCTGGGACAGCGTCTCCGACGGCGGCGAGGGCGACGACTACGCAAGCGTGCGCATGACCAACTCGGCCTTGACGCTGCGGCCGGAGGTCGTCGACTGGCAGGGCGGCAGCCTGCCAGTGGAGGGCGTCGTCGAGCCGATCGAGGGAATGCAGGTCTGCAAGTCCGGCCGCACCACTGAGTGGGAGTGCGGCGAGATCCAGCAGGTGGGCGTCGAGGTCCGGGTCAACGACTTCGACGGCGGCGTCAAGGCGCAGCGGATGTTCTGGTACGACGCCTGCACCGAACGCGGCGACAGCGGCGGCGCCGTCCTCGCGGGGACGCTGGCGGTCGGACTGCACGCCGCCGGAGCGTTGACCGCGACAGACCAGCGCTGCCTTTCCACGGTGGGTGAGGAGGACATCGCGTTCGCCGAGCCCTTGAGCACCGACGTGCTCGGCGACTTCGGCGAAGAGCTTCGGCTGCTCACCACGACGGCCGACACCGACGGTGATGGAGTCCCCGACCACGAGGAGCTGGCCGCCGACCCGACCGTCGTGCGGGACGACAACGGGGATGGTGTCCCCGCCTACCTCGATCGCGACGAGCCGGTGCTGAGCGTTCCGGTCGTCACCTCGCCGGAGGACGGATCGCGACACACCGACCGCAGCTTGCCGATCACCGGCACCGCGAAGCCCGGTGCCGCCGTCACCGTCACCCATCAGGGTGAGGCCCGACAAGTCGAGGCCGACGGCGAGGGGCGCTGGCAGCTGCCCGCGCTGAGCGAGCTGCCGCTCGGGCATTACGAGGTCACCGTCGCGCAGTCGTGGACGGCGCCGAACCTCTCGGAGTGGGATTCGGCGGAGATGACCACCGGCTTCTTCGTCGCCCCCGGAGAACCGACCATCAGCGCACCGCAGGACGGCACGCAGAGCACCGAGGCCCGCCCCATGATCCTCGGCAGCGCGGAGCCTGCCGCCGTCGTCGCGGTGATGATCGACGAGGTCGAGATCGGCTCCTCCGTCGCCGACGATGCCGGCGACTGGTCGGTGACCGTGATCGATCCGCTGCTGATCGGCACGCACGTCCTGAGCGCCGTGCAGGTCGTCGACGACGTGCGGTCGAACCCGCGCACCGTGCACTACACGGTGCTTCCCGGCGACGGCCTGCCGACCGCGACGCCGTCCGAGCCCGGCCCGCCTGCCGGCCCACCGCCGACGGGCGGTGGCGAGGACCTCGCCGACACCGGTGCGTCGGCCGTGGTGCTGTTAAGCCTGATCGGCGCGGCGGGACTGATCACCGGAGCAGTGCTCGTGCTTCGTCATCGGCGCCGCCTGGCCGGTCCGGCCGACACGGGAGATCTCGACTGA
- a CDS encoding 2'-5' RNA ligase family protein produces the protein MAVTLDFFFDADSEARIRALWQRLADADLRAADPQAAADAAPGRRPHVRFASAAEVPAAVRRDLRTELAALSLPAFWLTTLGTFTTSEPVLMLGAVVDAELLAVHSAVHDVLAGRVRQPSAYYLPGAWVPHCPLTEGVPGDRLAAGFAALHPVRAVHARVGGVGITDSRTGRTEQLVTRG, from the coding sequence GTGGCGGTCACGCTGGACTTCTTCTTCGACGCTGACTCCGAAGCGCGCATTCGCGCCCTGTGGCAGCGATTGGCGGATGCCGACCTCCGAGCAGCGGACCCCCAGGCTGCCGCCGATGCCGCGCCCGGCCGCCGACCGCATGTCCGGTTCGCCTCGGCCGCCGAGGTGCCCGCCGCCGTCCGACGCGATCTGCGCACCGAGTTGGCCGCCCTGTCGCTGCCCGCGTTCTGGCTGACCACGCTGGGAACCTTCACGACATCGGAGCCGGTCCTGATGCTCGGCGCGGTGGTCGACGCCGAACTGCTCGCCGTGCACTCGGCGGTGCACGACGTGCTCGCGGGCCGAGTCCGCCAGCCGTCGGCCTACTACCTGCCCGGCGCGTGGGTGCCGCACTGCCCGTTGACCGAGGGCGTCCCCGGGGATCGGCTCGCCGCCGGATTCGCCGCCCTGCATCCGGTACGCGCCGTCCACGCCCGCGTCGGCGGCGTCGGCATCACCGACAGCCGCACCGGCCGAACGGAGCAGCTCGTCACGCGCGGGTGA
- a CDS encoding histone-like nucleoid-structuring protein Lsr2 → MAQKVTVTLVDDLDGSKADETVEFTFDGAAYQIDLSATNAGALRDALAGFVGHARRSGGRKRNVRPGARPDGGSTAAGDREQNQAIREWARKRGMKVSDRGRIPAEVIDAYHEAN, encoded by the coding sequence ATGGCACAGAAGGTCACCGTCACACTGGTCGATGACTTGGACGGTTCCAAGGCAGATGAGACGGTCGAGTTCACATTCGACGGAGCCGCTTACCAGATCGACCTTTCCGCGACGAATGCCGGGGCACTGCGGGATGCGCTCGCCGGTTTCGTCGGACACGCTCGCCGCTCCGGCGGCCGCAAGCGCAACGTGCGTCCCGGCGCTCGTCCGGACGGCGGCAGCACGGCGGCGGGTGATCGCGAGCAGAACCAGGCGATCCGCGAGTGGGCGCGCAAGCGGGGCATGAAGGTGTCGGACCGAGGCCGCATCCCGGCCGAGGTCATCGACGCCTACCACGAGGCGAACTGA
- a CDS encoding (2Fe-2S)-binding protein, with product MTTAFRRSAPRGPAIAAGRRSALAESVARLGLPPWLEARHGDASIGEDWSRCSSLLDDPAAFTRWREVLGGWLTENYGAAPERTTAGYVMSWYLSVPGYLGALLFHTARRVPSLRPEDTAFRLAAGRPHLDGIALTGDAFACLPDDPDADDPSATVVADEQALAVLLRARFAGHAARFVAAFAPGTRLGRRMLWAAATDVLDTTLWLSGQMCGDEDRGVADAALVFGTEADPFTALSTMYRVPGADGEDRWTRRRESCCFHYALPGSPQACTTCPRVGAEERARRVRELG from the coding sequence ATGACGACGGCCTTTCGCAGGTCAGCGCCTCGCGGCCCGGCCATCGCCGCAGGTCGGCGCTCGGCACTGGCCGAGTCCGTCGCGCGGCTCGGCCTCCCGCCATGGCTGGAGGCCCGACACGGCGATGCCTCGATCGGCGAGGACTGGTCGCGCTGCTCCTCGCTGCTCGACGACCCGGCGGCCTTCACCCGATGGCGTGAGGTGCTGGGCGGCTGGCTCACCGAGAACTACGGCGCGGCACCCGAGCGGACCACCGCGGGCTACGTGATGTCCTGGTATCTGAGCGTGCCCGGATATCTCGGCGCACTGCTCTTTCACACGGCGCGTCGCGTGCCGTCGCTGCGCCCGGAGGACACCGCCTTCCGCCTTGCCGCAGGCAGGCCGCACCTCGACGGGATCGCGCTGACCGGCGATGCCTTCGCCTGCCTGCCCGACGACCCGGACGCCGACGACCCGTCGGCCACCGTCGTGGCAGACGAACAGGCCCTCGCCGTACTGCTGCGCGCCCGATTCGCCGGTCACGCCGCGCGCTTCGTGGCCGCGTTCGCCCCCGGCACCCGCCTCGGCAGGCGGATGCTCTGGGCGGCCGCAACCGACGTGCTCGACACCACACTGTGGCTGAGCGGCCAGATGTGCGGCGACGAGGACCGCGGCGTCGCCGATGCCGCCCTCGTCTTCGGCACGGAGGCCGACCCCTTCACCGCTCTCTCGACGATGTATCGAGTCCCCGGCGCCGACGGCGAAGACCGCTGGACGCGACGCAGGGAGAGCTGCTGCTTCCACTACGCCCTGCCCGGTTCGCCGCAGGCCTGCACCACCTGTCCCCGCGTCGGTGCGGAGGAACGCGCCAGGCGAGTGCGCGAGCTGGGCTGA
- a CDS encoding ATP-dependent Clp protease ATP-binding subunit: protein MFERFTDRARRVVVLAQEEARMLNHNYIGTEHILLGLIHEGEGVAAKALESLGIALEGVRQQVEEIIGQGQQAPSGHIPFTPRAKKVLELSLREALQLGHNYIGTEHILLGLIREGEGVAAQVLVKLGADLNRVRQQVLQLLSGYQGKEPAETGGRGEGTPSSSLVLDQFGRNLTSSAREGKLDPVIGREKEIERVMQVLSRRTKNNPVLIGEPGVGKTAVVEGLAQNIVKGEVPETLKDKQLYTLDLGSLVAGSRYRGDFEERLKKVLKEIRTRGDIILFIDEIHTLVGAGAAEGAIDAASILKPMLARGELQTIGATTLDEYRKHVEKDPALERRFQPIQVGEPTMEQTIEILKGLRDRYEAHHRVSITDSALVAAATLADRYINDRFLPDKAIDLIDEAGARMRIRRMTAPPDLREFDEKIADVRRDKESAIDAQDFERAARLRDEEKQLLGQKAEREKQWKSGDLDVVAEVDDEQIAEVLANWTGIPVFKLTEEETTRLLRMEDELHKRIIGQEDAVKAVSQAIRRTRAGLKDPKRPSGSFIFAGPSGVGKTELSKALANFLFGEDDALIQIDMGEFHDRYTASRLFGAPPGYVGYEEGGQLTEKVRRKPFSVVLFDEIEKAHQEVYNTLLQVLEDGRLTDGQGRTVDFKNTVIIFTSNLGTQDISKAVGLGFSGGGTENSNYDRMKQKVNDELKKHFRPEFLNRIDDIIVFHQLTEDEIIRMVDLMIARVEVQLKNKDMSLELTANAKRLLAKRGFDPVLGARPLRRTIQREIEDQLSEKILFGELEAGQIIIGDVEGYEEGKSDDKARFTFRGEPKPSKVPDVPPVELSSSTGVGQDAPVEGESE, encoded by the coding sequence ATGTTCGAGAGGTTCACCGACCGCGCGAGGCGGGTGGTCGTCCTGGCCCAAGAAGAGGCCAGGATGCTCAACCACAACTACATCGGCACCGAGCACATCCTCCTGGGCCTGATCCATGAGGGTGAGGGTGTCGCCGCCAAGGCGCTGGAGTCGTTGGGGATCGCCCTGGAGGGCGTTCGCCAGCAGGTTGAGGAGATCATCGGTCAGGGGCAGCAGGCCCCGAGCGGCCACATCCCCTTCACGCCTCGGGCGAAGAAGGTGCTGGAGCTGTCGCTTCGGGAGGCTCTGCAACTCGGCCACAACTACATCGGTACCGAGCACATCCTTCTGGGTCTCATCCGCGAGGGCGAGGGCGTCGCCGCGCAGGTGCTGGTCAAGCTGGGTGCCGACCTGAACCGAGTGCGTCAGCAGGTCCTTCAGCTGCTGTCGGGCTACCAGGGCAAGGAGCCCGCCGAGACCGGTGGTCGCGGCGAGGGCACTCCGTCGTCTTCTCTGGTGCTCGATCAGTTCGGTCGCAACCTGACCTCGAGCGCTCGGGAGGGCAAGCTCGACCCGGTCATCGGCCGGGAGAAGGAGATCGAGCGGGTCATGCAGGTGCTGTCCCGCCGCACCAAGAACAACCCCGTCCTCATCGGCGAGCCCGGCGTGGGCAAGACGGCCGTCGTCGAGGGCCTGGCACAGAACATCGTCAAGGGCGAGGTGCCCGAGACCCTCAAGGACAAGCAGCTCTACACGCTCGACCTCGGCTCGCTGGTCGCAGGCTCCCGGTACCGAGGCGACTTCGAGGAGCGCCTCAAGAAGGTGCTCAAGGAGATCCGCACGCGCGGCGACATCATCCTGTTCATCGACGAGATCCACACCCTGGTGGGTGCGGGTGCCGCCGAGGGCGCGATCGACGCCGCGAGCATCCTGAAGCCGATGCTGGCCAGGGGCGAGCTGCAGACGATCGGCGCCACCACGCTCGACGAGTACCGCAAGCACGTCGAGAAGGACCCGGCGCTGGAGCGTCGTTTCCAGCCGATCCAGGTGGGCGAGCCCACCATGGAGCAGACCATCGAGATCCTCAAGGGTCTGCGCGACCGGTACGAGGCACACCACCGCGTCTCGATCACGGACTCGGCGCTGGTGGCCGCCGCCACCCTGGCGGACCGGTACATCAACGACCGCTTCCTGCCCGACAAGGCGATCGACCTCATCGATGAGGCGGGCGCGCGGATGCGCATCCGCCGGATGACGGCGCCGCCGGACCTGCGCGAGTTCGACGAGAAGATCGCCGACGTGCGTCGGGACAAGGAGTCCGCGATAGACGCGCAGGACTTCGAGCGGGCCGCGCGCCTGCGGGACGAGGAGAAGCAGCTCCTCGGCCAGAAGGCGGAGCGCGAGAAGCAGTGGAAGTCCGGTGACCTCGACGTGGTCGCCGAGGTGGACGACGAGCAGATCGCCGAGGTCCTGGCGAACTGGACCGGCATCCCCGTCTTCAAGCTGACCGAGGAGGAGACGACTCGGCTGCTGCGGATGGAGGACGAGCTGCACAAGCGGATCATCGGCCAGGAGGACGCCGTCAAGGCCGTCTCCCAGGCGATCCGCCGTACCCGTGCAGGCTTGAAGGACCCGAAGCGGCCCTCCGGATCGTTCATCTTCGCCGGCCCCTCGGGTGTCGGTAAGACGGAGCTGTCCAAGGCGCTGGCGAACTTCCTGTTCGGCGAGGACGACGCGCTCATCCAGATCGACATGGGCGAGTTCCACGACCGCTACACCGCCTCCCGTCTGTTCGGCGCACCCCCCGGGTACGTCGGCTACGAGGAGGGCGGACAGCTGACCGAGAAGGTGCGGCGCAAGCCGTTCTCGGTGGTGCTCTTCGACGAGATCGAGAAGGCGCACCAGGAGGTGTACAACACGCTGCTTCAGGTTCTGGAGGACGGCAGGCTCACCGATGGTCAGGGCCGCACCGTCGACTTCAAGAACACGGTGATCATCTTCACCTCCAACCTGGGCACGCAGGACATCTCCAAGGCCGTCGGCCTCGGCTTCTCCGGTGGCGGCACCGAGAACTCGAACTACGACCGGATGAAGCAGAAGGTCAACGACGAGCTGAAGAAGCACTTCCGCCCGGAGTTCCTCAACCGGATCGACGACATCATCGTCTTCCACCAGCTCACCGAGGACGAGATCATCCGGATGGTCGACCTGATGATCGCCAGGGTCGAGGTTCAGCTCAAGAACAAGGACATGAGCCTCGAGCTGACCGCCAACGCGAAGAGGCTGCTCGCCAAGCGCGGCTTCGACCCGGTGCTCGGTGCGCGGCCGCTGCGGCGGACGATCCAGCGGGAGATCGAGGACCAGCTGTCCGAGAAGATCCTGTTCGGCGAGCTGGAGGCCGGTCAGATCATCATCGGCGACGTCGAGGGCTACGAAGAGGGCAAGAGCGACGACAAGGCCCGCTTCACCTTCCGAGGCGAGCCGAAGCCGTCGAAGGTGCCGGACGTCCCGCCGGTGGAGCTGTCCAGCTCGACCGGGGTGGGTCAGGACGCACCTGTGGAGGGCGAGTCCGAGTGA
- a CDS encoding HhH-GPD family protein, which produces MKTNVLAPETLIDWFDETGRDLPWRRSDTTGWGVLVSEIMLQQTPVVRVQPIWLEWLERWPKPSSLAAATPAEVLRAWGKLGYPRRALRLHAAATAIASDHGDVVPSDVDTLLALPGIGAYTARAVAAFAYGLRAPVVDTNVRRVVARAVHGAAEAGPPSTTRDLADVDALLPRPDAEAARYSAALMELGALVCTARTPRCVDCPVLADCAWQRAGRPAYAGPVRQAQRFAGTDRQVRGLLLDVLRAAPGPVERAKLDLVWRQDGQRDRCLDSLLVDGLMEQTADGLFALPGEA; this is translated from the coding sequence ATGAAGACCAACGTGTTAGCCCCCGAGACGCTGATCGACTGGTTCGACGAGACCGGCCGCGATCTGCCCTGGCGCCGATCCGACACCACCGGTTGGGGCGTCCTCGTCAGCGAGATCATGCTCCAGCAGACCCCGGTCGTCAGGGTGCAGCCGATCTGGCTGGAGTGGCTTGAGCGCTGGCCGAAGCCGTCCTCGCTGGCAGCGGCCACGCCTGCCGAGGTGCTGCGGGCCTGGGGCAAACTGGGCTACCCGCGTCGTGCGCTACGCCTGCACGCCGCTGCGACGGCCATCGCGAGCGACCACGGCGACGTCGTGCCCTCCGACGTCGACACGCTGCTGGCCCTGCCCGGCATCGGCGCCTACACGGCGCGAGCGGTGGCGGCCTTCGCCTACGGCCTGCGCGCACCGGTCGTGGACACCAACGTGCGCCGGGTCGTCGCCAGGGCCGTGCACGGTGCGGCGGAGGCAGGACCCCCGTCCACGACTCGCGATCTCGCCGACGTCGACGCGCTGCTGCCCCGTCCCGATGCAGAGGCCGCACGGTATTCGGCGGCGTTGATGGAGCTGGGGGCGCTGGTCTGCACCGCGAGGACACCGCGTTGCGTCGACTGCCCGGTGCTCGCCGACTGCGCCTGGCAGCGTGCGGGCCGACCCGCCTACGCCGGCCCGGTTCGGCAGGCGCAACGGTTCGCGGGCACCGATCGCCAGGTCCGGGGGCTGCTGCTGGACGTCCTGCGGGCGGCGCCGGGCCCGGTGGAACGCGCCAAGCTCGACCTGGTCTGGCGCCAGGACGGCCAACGCGACCGCTGCCTGGACTCGCTGCTGGTGGACGGGCTCATGGAGCAGACGGCGGACGGCCTGTTCGCGCTGCCCGGCGAGGCCTGA
- a CDS encoding SIR2 family NAD-dependent protein deacylase yields MAEAAGVSAAAGLIADAHALLVCAGAGMGVDSGLPDFRGPEGFWRAYPAYRDLGLSFAELADPVHFAADPALAWGFYGHRLALYRRTRPHAGFATLRRWGAALPGGLRVFTSNVDGQFHRAGFPDDVIAECHGSIHHLQCSGPCTTQSWSAADVTVEVDPVTMRAIGPLPACPHCGDLARPNILMFGDAHWVGERSGLRLDEVGRWRRGLRTSKLVVIELGAGTAVPTVRRQAELASAASGALIRINPVEPEVRHGRGVALRMSAADALAAVDELLPAPFRA; encoded by the coding sequence ATGGCGGAGGCGGCCGGGGTCTCGGCGGCGGCGGGCCTCATCGCCGACGCCCACGCCCTGCTGGTGTGCGCGGGCGCGGGGATGGGCGTCGACTCCGGCCTGCCCGACTTCCGAGGCCCGGAAGGCTTCTGGCGGGCCTACCCGGCGTACCGGGATCTCGGCCTGAGCTTCGCCGAGTTGGCCGATCCCGTGCACTTCGCCGCCGATCCAGCCCTCGCCTGGGGTTTCTACGGTCATCGGCTCGCGCTGTACCGCCGCACCCGGCCGCATGCGGGTTTCGCCACCCTGCGTCGCTGGGGTGCGGCGCTGCCGGGCGGCCTGCGGGTGTTCACCTCGAACGTCGACGGCCAGTTTCACCGGGCAGGCTTTCCCGACGACGTGATCGCCGAATGTCACGGCTCGATTCACCACCTCCAGTGCTCCGGACCCTGCACCACGCAGTCCTGGTCCGCGGCCGACGTGACCGTCGAGGTCGACCCCGTGACGATGCGGGCGATCGGGCCGCTGCCCGCCTGCCCGCACTGCGGGGATCTGGCACGGCCGAACATCCTGATGTTCGGCGACGCGCACTGGGTGGGCGAACGCAGTGGGCTGCGGCTGGACGAGGTCGGCCGGTGGCGACGGGGCCTGCGAACCTCGAAGCTCGTGGTCATCGAACTGGGTGCGGGCACCGCAGTGCCGACCGTGCGCAGGCAGGCGGAACTGGCCAGCGCCGCGAGCGGGGCGCTGATCAGGATCAACCCGGTCGAACCCGAGGTCCGACACGGCCGGGGCGTCGCACTGCGGATGAGCGCGGCGGATGCGCTGGCGGCCGTCGACGAGCTGCTGCCCGCGCCGTTTCGAGCCTGA
- a CDS encoding endonuclease/exonuclease/phosphatase family protein codes for MAVPTDRGPREQTDEDDLVDAGRRRPGGRVTTFLLILLTVPFVLIAISRLIEVGGTRALVAAAALTPYTVPVGLFLTIAGFALRRWAVALVAGLLTVIMAAVVLPRATPDARPYVQGESARVLSLNMRYGNADAEAVLELVRDHQVDVLSLQELTPTAVDALADAGIDEELPHRVIDARAGAPGSGIYSRHPAERVGTAPATNRQPIARVRLPEGAELEVVAVHPLWPVGADTTDTWQRELASLPAAPPSGPIRVLAGDFNATLDHGPLRRLLGTGYQDAADQTGDGLRPTWPAPGTVLGPPLTIDHVLVDRRCAVEDFGVFDVSGSDHRAVLAEFVVPV; via the coding sequence ATGGCAGTGCCGACGGATCGAGGTCCCCGCGAGCAGACCGACGAGGACGACCTCGTCGACGCAGGCCGCCGCAGGCCTGGTGGGCGGGTGACGACCTTCCTGCTGATACTGCTGACCGTCCCGTTCGTGCTCATCGCGATCAGTCGGCTCATCGAGGTGGGCGGTACCCGCGCCTTAGTCGCCGCAGCCGCACTCACGCCGTACACGGTTCCGGTCGGCCTGTTCCTTACCATCGCGGGCTTCGCCCTGCGTCGATGGGCGGTGGCGCTGGTGGCGGGCCTGCTGACGGTGATCATGGCGGCGGTGGTGCTGCCGAGGGCCACGCCGGACGCCCGGCCCTACGTGCAGGGCGAGTCGGCACGAGTGCTGAGTCTGAACATGCGCTACGGCAACGCCGACGCCGAGGCGGTTCTCGAACTGGTTCGCGATCATCAGGTTGACGTGTTGAGCCTGCAAGAGCTGACGCCGACGGCGGTGGACGCGCTCGCCGACGCGGGAATCGACGAGGAGCTGCCGCATCGCGTCATCGACGCGCGAGCCGGGGCGCCGGGCTCCGGCATCTACTCACGGCATCCGGCCGAGCGGGTCGGGACCGCCCCTGCCACGAACCGCCAGCCGATCGCCAGGGTGCGGCTGCCCGAGGGCGCCGAGCTGGAGGTCGTCGCCGTGCATCCGCTCTGGCCGGTCGGAGCGGACACCACCGACACCTGGCAGCGAGAGCTGGCCAGTCTGCCTGCCGCTCCCCCCTCAGGGCCGATCCGCGTCCTCGCCGGTGATTTCAACGCCACGCTCGACCACGGCCCGCTGCGCAGGCTGCTGGGTACCGGCTATCAGGACGCCGCCGATCAGACTGGTGACGGGCTGCGGCCGACCTGGCCTGCGCCGGGCACGGTCTTAGGGCCGCCGCTGACCATCGACCACGTCCTGGTGGACCGTCGGTGTGCCGTCGAGGACTTCGGCGTGTTCGACGTCTCCGGCAGCGATCACCGGGCCGTGCTCGCGGAGTTCGTCGTGCCGGTCTGA
- a CDS encoding antibiotic biosynthesis monooxygenase family protein codes for MAVVKINAIEVPEGSGPELEKRFAARQGAVENAPGFLAFELLRPTAGENRYFVYTKWESEEAFQAWSGGPAKEAHAGERAKPVASGSSLLEFEVIQQAAPTAE; via the coding sequence ATGGCAGTCGTGAAGATCAACGCTATCGAGGTTCCCGAGGGCAGCGGCCCCGAGCTGGAGAAGCGGTTCGCCGCCCGCCAGGGCGCGGTGGAGAACGCCCCCGGCTTCCTGGCCTTCGAACTGCTCCGGCCGACTGCAGGCGAGAACCGGTACTTCGTCTACACCAAGTGGGAGTCAGAAGAGGCGTTCCAGGCCTGGTCGGGCGGGCCCGCCAAGGAGGCGCACGCCGGTGAGCGGGCCAAGCCGGTCGCCTCCGGATCGAGCCTGCTCGAGTTCGAGGTCATCCAGCAGGCTGCGCCCACGGCGGAGTGA